The following are encoded in a window of Neomicrococcus lactis genomic DNA:
- a CDS encoding CapA family protein: protein MTVTSRAALATAVLLTTALTGCSAGTQAAPSSSGIATHYDAASSAPSAASATSPAAEDCAASSCVDVVLSGDVLLHPALWENAKQSDGSYDFAPLLAGLKPLLPENAIGVCNMETPLAEQGGPYRGYPSFTVPPEIATALKQAGYDVCSTASNHTVDAGTEGVVRTLETLHEAGIATTGSYATAEEASKPLIVESNGVKVAFVVGTYSLNGLRADTSWRVDMIDTEAMIAKAKAARAAGADVVLAGTHDGTEYVSMPSASQERTMKKLADSGEFDAIYGHHTHSVLPIEKYEDTWLVYGLGNSVARHATNLAVNREGLTVRFRFAKDASGAWKTDAPAWTPHIMARQPDRWCALGTSTVCTSPEEDAASLKRTTDTVNKLGADNDGARKDNYSS, encoded by the coding sequence GTGACTGTCACCTCTCGCGCCGCCCTCGCCACCGCGGTTCTCCTCACCACAGCGCTCACGGGATGCTCTGCGGGGACGCAAGCTGCGCCGTCGTCCTCCGGAATTGCTACTCATTACGACGCCGCCAGCTCCGCTCCCAGCGCGGCCTCCGCTACCAGCCCAGCCGCGGAGGATTGCGCGGCCAGCTCGTGTGTCGATGTGGTGCTCTCCGGGGATGTTTTGCTTCATCCGGCGCTGTGGGAGAACGCCAAACAGTCCGATGGCAGCTACGACTTCGCGCCGCTGCTGGCCGGGTTGAAGCCGTTGCTCCCGGAGAATGCGATTGGCGTGTGCAACATGGAGACCCCGCTCGCGGAACAGGGCGGGCCGTATCGGGGCTATCCGAGTTTCACGGTGCCGCCGGAAATTGCCACGGCGTTGAAGCAGGCTGGCTATGACGTCTGCTCTACCGCGTCCAATCACACCGTTGATGCGGGCACTGAAGGGGTAGTGAGAACTCTAGAGACGCTGCACGAGGCCGGTATTGCGACGACGGGTTCATACGCGACCGCTGAAGAGGCATCGAAGCCGCTTATTGTCGAATCCAACGGCGTGAAGGTGGCGTTCGTGGTGGGCACCTACAGCCTCAATGGCTTGCGGGCGGATACCTCGTGGCGCGTGGACATGATTGATACCGAAGCGATGATCGCGAAGGCGAAAGCGGCGCGTGCGGCCGGTGCGGACGTTGTGCTCGCGGGTACCCACGATGGCACGGAATATGTGTCCATGCCTTCGGCCTCTCAAGAGCGCACTATGAAGAAGCTCGCGGACTCGGGCGAATTCGATGCGATCTATGGGCATCACACGCATTCGGTGCTGCCGATTGAGAAGTATGAAGACACGTGGCTGGTTTATGGCCTGGGAAATTCGGTGGCTCGGCACGCCACGAATCTGGCCGTTAACCGCGAAGGTTTGACGGTGCGATTCCGCTTCGCAAAGGATGCTTCCGGCGCGTGGAAAACGGATGCTCCGGCGTGGACGCCGCACATCATGGCGCGTCAGCCGGACCGCTGGTGCGCGCTGGGAACCTCGACTGTTTGTACCTCGCCAGAAGAGGACGCTGCGAGCCTCAAACGCACCACGGATACCGTGAACAAGCTCGGTGCAGATAATGACGGCGCGAGGAAGGATAATTATTCTTCATGA
- the ruvB gene encoding Holliday junction branch migration DNA helicase RuvB: MSGEGPLTTAGAEPDERIIEAALRPKNLDDFVGQPRVRQQLSLVLEASKIRERVADHVLLSGPPGLGKTTLAMIIAAEMNSPLRISSGPAIQHAGDLAAILSSLSEGEVLFLDEIHRMSRPAEEMLYMAMEDFRVDIVVGKGAGATAIPLDLPPFTLVGATTRAGLLPGPLRDRFGFTGHLEFYSVEELELVLRRSAMLMDLKVNSAGFYEVASRSRGTPRIANRLLRRVRDWALVHGIEQIDARTASAALDMYEVDARGLDRLDRAVLHALCTKFGGGPVGLSTLAIAVGEETETVETVAEPFLVREGLLGRTPRGRIATPQAWEHLGLTMPKDAVFSGQSYISFDDEESPIVSED; this comes from the coding sequence ATGAGTGGAGAAGGTCCACTCACCACTGCCGGTGCTGAGCCAGACGAGCGCATCATTGAGGCCGCTCTTCGCCCAAAGAACCTGGATGACTTCGTAGGCCAGCCTCGAGTGCGTCAGCAGTTGTCCTTGGTGCTCGAAGCCTCGAAGATTCGCGAACGCGTTGCCGACCACGTGTTGCTTTCAGGCCCTCCAGGCCTCGGAAAGACCACGCTCGCCATGATCATTGCGGCCGAGATGAACTCGCCGCTACGCATCTCGTCCGGTCCTGCGATTCAGCATGCCGGCGACCTTGCAGCAATTCTGTCCTCGCTCAGCGAAGGCGAAGTGCTGTTCTTGGATGAAATCCACCGCATGAGCCGTCCTGCAGAGGAAATGCTCTACATGGCGATGGAAGACTTCCGCGTGGACATTGTGGTGGGTAAGGGCGCTGGCGCCACGGCCATTCCACTGGATCTGCCGCCGTTTACGTTGGTTGGCGCCACTACGCGAGCCGGCTTGTTGCCTGGCCCACTACGCGACCGTTTCGGTTTTACTGGCCACCTCGAGTTCTACTCCGTTGAGGAACTCGAACTCGTGCTGCGCCGTTCCGCGATGCTCATGGATCTCAAGGTCAATTCGGCCGGATTCTACGAAGTCGCATCCCGCTCGCGTGGCACGCCCCGTATTGCCAACCGTTTGCTGCGCCGCGTTCGCGACTGGGCGCTGGTTCACGGCATCGAACAGATTGATGCACGTACGGCCTCCGCCGCGCTCGACATGTATGAGGTCGACGCCAGGGGTCTCGACCGTCTTGACCGAGCCGTTCTTCATGCGCTCTGCACGAAATTCGGCGGGGGACCGGTCGGTCTTTCCACACTCGCCATTGCTGTGGGTGAAGAGACCGAAACCGTAGAAACTGTTGCCGAGCCGTTTCTGGTGCGTGAAGGCCTCTTGGGCCGCACACCACGTGGACGTATCGCCACCCCGCAGGCCTGGGAACACCTTGGCCTCACCATGCCGAAGGACGCGGTCTTCTCAGGTCAAAGCTACATTTCCTTTGACGACGAAGAATCGCCCATCGTTAGCGAGGACTAA
- the yajC gene encoding preprotein translocase subunit YajC encodes MTSLMVAPLAVVAQAAQQQATGFDPFTLVLFAALALMIFMMFRGRKKAREAQEKIKSSLAPGAQVMTTFGLFGTVVSVDEANNKVQLELSPGNIATVHTQAVGQVVTPDEAAAVAQDENVVVPDDASSLDAAPRTETPAPRAQEDQPLDGTLNDEQRRDGDNKSF; translated from the coding sequence TTGACTTCCCTTATGGTGGCGCCACTCGCCGTTGTAGCCCAGGCTGCTCAGCAGCAAGCAACCGGATTTGATCCTTTTACCTTGGTGCTTTTTGCCGCGCTGGCACTCATGATTTTCATGATGTTCCGCGGACGCAAGAAGGCTCGTGAGGCTCAGGAAAAGATCAAGTCCAGCTTGGCTCCGGGCGCACAGGTCATGACGACCTTCGGCCTCTTCGGAACTGTTGTTTCCGTGGATGAAGCCAACAACAAGGTGCAGCTGGAACTTTCCCCTGGAAACATCGCCACCGTGCACACGCAGGCTGTTGGCCAGGTTGTTACGCCTGACGAGGCCGCCGCTGTTGCTCAGGATGAGAACGTCGTTGTTCCGGATGACGCCTCTTCGCTGGATGCAGCACCGCGCACCGAAACCCCAGCACCGCGTGCCCAGGAAGACCAGCCACTTGATGGAACCCTCAACGACGAACAGCGTCGAGACGGCGACAACAAGTCCTTCTAA
- the ruvC gene encoding crossover junction endodeoxyribonuclease RuvC, with translation MTLRVVGVDPGLTRCGLACVDVETNRRTQLVGVEVIGTSANQPLDERLLRIDQGIEAWLDKHKPDVVAIERVFASTNVSTVMGTAQASGIVIAAAARRKIPVALHTPTEVKAAVTGSGQASKDAVGKMVTKILRLTEVPKPADAADALALAITHGWRGAAPGSQASASSRSASAQTPAQKAWAAAEAAARRTRSR, from the coding sequence GTGACTCTTCGAGTGGTCGGGGTGGACCCCGGTCTCACTCGCTGCGGTTTAGCGTGCGTCGATGTCGAAACGAATCGGCGCACGCAACTCGTTGGAGTGGAAGTCATTGGCACCTCAGCCAATCAACCTTTGGATGAGCGGCTCTTGCGCATTGATCAAGGCATTGAGGCGTGGCTAGATAAGCACAAGCCAGACGTCGTGGCTATCGAGCGCGTCTTCGCCAGTACGAATGTCTCAACGGTGATGGGTACGGCTCAGGCCTCCGGCATTGTGATTGCCGCGGCCGCTCGCCGCAAAATCCCGGTGGCTCTTCATACGCCGACCGAGGTCAAAGCTGCCGTCACAGGCAGTGGCCAGGCATCCAAGGATGCCGTGGGAAAGATGGTCACGAAGATTCTTCGGTTGACCGAAGTCCCTAAACCGGCTGACGCCGCGGACGCCTTGGCACTCGCCATTACGCACGGTTGGCGAGGCGCGGCCCCTGGTTCTCAAGCAAGCGCATCCTCACGATCAGCCAGTGCGCAAACGCCTGCGCAAAAGGCCTGGGCTGCCGCGGAAGCGGCGGCGCGCCGCACACGCTCCCGCTAG
- the pdxT gene encoding pyridoxal 5'-phosphate synthase glutaminase subunit PdxT has protein sequence MTTIGVLALQGDFREHINAIEDLGLSTVPVRRARELHGLDGLIIPGGESTTIDKLSRIFEIAEPIKEAIAGGLPVYGSCAGLIMLADRVVDPAYDLQGNPQQTFGGIDMSVRRNAFGRQVDSFEEDIEFKGLDKPLKAVFIRAPWVESVGENVEILASVQVPSLDATRIVAVRSRNLLATSFHPEVSGERRVHELFIKIIRGEA, from the coding sequence ATGACCACCATTGGAGTACTCGCTCTGCAGGGCGATTTTCGCGAACACATTAACGCCATTGAGGACTTGGGACTTTCTACCGTTCCCGTCCGGCGCGCCCGTGAACTACACGGGCTGGATGGACTCATCATCCCTGGCGGGGAGTCCACCACCATTGACAAACTGAGCCGCATCTTCGAGATCGCCGAGCCCATCAAGGAAGCCATTGCGGGCGGATTGCCGGTCTATGGGTCCTGCGCAGGCTTGATCATGCTGGCGGACCGCGTGGTGGATCCTGCCTATGATTTGCAGGGTAATCCGCAACAAACCTTTGGTGGAATTGATATGTCCGTGCGGCGAAATGCGTTTGGCCGTCAAGTGGATTCTTTCGAAGAAGACATTGAATTCAAGGGACTGGATAAGCCATTAAAGGCCGTCTTTATTCGGGCGCCGTGGGTGGAATCCGTGGGGGAGAACGTCGAGATCCTCGCGAGCGTCCAGGTACCGTCGCTCGATGCGACTAGAATTGTTGCAGTCCGTTCGCGGAATTTGCTCGCGACGAGCTTCCATCCCGAAGTTTCGGGGGAGCGCCGCGTTCACGAACTATTCATTAAGATCATACGAGGGGAAGCTTAG
- a CDS encoding YebC/PmpR family DNA-binding transcriptional regulator, protein MSGHSKWATTKHKKAVIDAKRAKSFAKLIKNIEVAARAGGADMAGNPALELAVQKAKKTSVPNDNIDRAIKRGAGLTGESIDYQEIMYEARGPQGSALLIECLTDNKNRAASEVRVTVTRNGGSIADPGSVAYQFTRKGVVGLPKNDLTEDDLLMAVLDAGAEEVKESGENFEVHSEPQDLRAVVASLDEAGIAYESDEVEFVSSMNVELDADAARKFLKLADALEELDDVQNVYSNVDISPEVMAELEED, encoded by the coding sequence ATGTCAGGCCATTCCAAATGGGCAACCACTAAGCACAAGAAAGCTGTTATTGACGCGAAGCGCGCCAAGTCTTTCGCCAAGCTCATCAAGAACATTGAAGTTGCAGCACGCGCCGGTGGCGCCGATATGGCTGGCAACCCTGCGCTCGAATTGGCAGTGCAGAAGGCGAAGAAGACGTCTGTTCCCAATGACAACATTGACCGCGCCATCAAGCGCGGAGCTGGTCTGACCGGCGAGTCCATCGACTACCAAGAGATCATGTACGAAGCACGCGGCCCACAGGGTTCCGCGCTCTTGATCGAATGTTTGACGGACAACAAGAACCGCGCTGCATCCGAGGTTCGCGTGACGGTTACCCGTAACGGCGGATCCATCGCTGACCCAGGTTCTGTTGCCTACCAGTTCACCCGCAAGGGCGTTGTCGGCTTGCCGAAGAACGACTTGACCGAAGACGACTTGCTCATGGCAGTCCTCGACGCTGGTGCTGAAGAGGTCAAGGAATCCGGCGAGAACTTCGAAGTTCACTCCGAGCCACAGGACTTGCGCGCCGTAGTTGCCAGCCTGGACGAAGCCGGAATCGCTTACGAGTCTGACGAAGTTGAATTCGTGTCCTCGATGAACGTCGAGCTCGACGCCGATGCTGCCCGCAAGTTCTTGAAGCTTGCCGACGCTTTGGAAGAACTGGATGACGTCCAGAACGTCTACTCCAACGTGGACATTTCCCCAGAGGTTATGGCCGAGTTGGAAGAAGACTAA
- a CDS encoding tellurite resistance/C4-dicarboxylate transporter family protein, which produces MHSPDASTQGPLSSRSTLSSDGKTSIARSFASMPPASFAFVMATGIVSTGLKLADAELPSRILFVIAVLGAAILAVGLMIRLGRSFGDVMADLRAPARAFGFFTLVAAANMLSTRFDLFGWRAPALTQAVLGALLWFILTYAVPTQLLFAERQRSIIEDINGSWFLWAVGTQSVALTATMAARVYESALMAAAAVGLWAVGVALYLILATLVTIRLLLHAIEQEPLSPTYWIYMGATAISVLAGAQILHLPSELPVMAATAPIVSGISYMLWAL; this is translated from the coding sequence ATGCATTCGCCAGACGCTTCTACTCAAGGACCACTCAGCTCACGCAGCACGCTGAGTAGTGACGGTAAGACGTCAATAGCTCGCTCATTCGCCAGCATGCCTCCGGCGTCCTTCGCTTTCGTGATGGCCACCGGAATTGTGTCTACGGGACTAAAGCTCGCTGATGCAGAGTTACCTTCGCGAATCCTCTTTGTCATCGCAGTCCTTGGTGCCGCCATCTTGGCCGTTGGACTGATGATTCGGCTCGGTCGATCATTCGGCGACGTGATGGCGGACCTCCGCGCACCAGCTCGAGCTTTTGGATTCTTCACCCTCGTTGCCGCGGCGAATATGCTGAGCACCAGGTTCGATCTTTTCGGATGGCGCGCTCCCGCTTTGACGCAAGCGGTTCTCGGCGCGTTGCTCTGGTTTATTCTCACCTACGCTGTACCGACACAGTTGCTCTTCGCGGAGCGCCAGAGATCCATCATCGAAGACATCAACGGCAGCTGGTTTCTGTGGGCCGTCGGTACGCAGTCCGTTGCGCTGACCGCAACCATGGCAGCACGCGTTTACGAATCAGCCCTCATGGCTGCTGCAGCCGTAGGCCTGTGGGCCGTGGGCGTCGCCCTGTATCTGATCTTGGCTACCTTGGTGACCATCAGGCTGCTTCTTCATGCCATCGAGCAAGAGCCGTTGAGCCCCACTTATTGGATCTACATGGGCGCCACAGCGATCTCAGTTCTCGCAGGAGCGCAGATCTTGCATCTACCGTCAGAGCTTCCGGTTATGGCCGCAACAGCGCCGATAGTTTCAGGTATCAGCTACATGCTGTGGGCGCTGTGA
- the secF gene encoding protein translocase subunit SecF — protein MPSLAQWGNDLHSGKRSYPFVEKRKLWFIITLVLVALSIVVPVIKGGFNLGIDFRGGSEFTISQVQHTDVAPGEEVVRAVAPNVEPHVTNIAPGTMRVQTDRLSDDQTLSVAKSLSDAYGVPASNVTSTFVGPTWGQDVSQQALLGLVAFVVLVTILMALYFRTWKMSVAAVVGLLVVVIITAGIYSLSDFEVTPSAIIGFLTILSYALYDTVVVFDKIRENTEDYENQTEHTFADRVNLAINQTLVRSINTSMVAVLPVASILFIGAYLLGAGTLRDLSLALFVGIIVATLATIFVQAPLYATLRSGEQAVKDQAARVKAARESWPAEA, from the coding sequence ATGCCTAGTCTCGCTCAATGGGGAAATGATCTCCACTCCGGCAAACGCTCTTACCCGTTCGTTGAAAAGCGCAAGCTTTGGTTCATCATCACTTTGGTGCTGGTGGCACTGTCCATCGTCGTTCCGGTGATCAAGGGCGGCTTCAACTTGGGAATCGATTTCCGAGGTGGATCTGAGTTCACGATCTCGCAAGTGCAGCACACCGATGTTGCACCGGGCGAGGAAGTGGTTCGCGCAGTTGCTCCGAACGTGGAGCCTCACGTCACGAACATTGCACCTGGCACCATGCGCGTCCAGACGGACCGTTTGTCTGACGACCAGACGCTCTCCGTCGCAAAGTCCCTAAGTGACGCCTACGGCGTTCCGGCATCCAACGTGACCTCGACCTTCGTGGGTCCTACCTGGGGACAAGACGTTTCCCAGCAGGCGCTCCTTGGTTTGGTGGCGTTCGTGGTGCTCGTGACCATCTTGATGGCGCTGTACTTCCGTACGTGGAAGATGTCCGTAGCTGCTGTGGTGGGACTCTTGGTAGTCGTCATCATTACGGCCGGCATCTACTCGCTGTCTGACTTCGAAGTGACGCCTAGCGCGATCATCGGCTTCTTGACCATCTTGTCCTACGCCTTGTATGACACCGTGGTGGTCTTCGACAAGATTCGTGAGAACACCGAGGACTACGAGAACCAGACGGAACACACGTTTGCTGACCGCGTGAACCTCGCGATCAACCAGACCTTGGTGCGTTCCATCAACACCTCGATGGTAGCGGTCCTTCCAGTGGCTTCCATCTTGTTCATCGGTGCATACTTGCTAGGCGCCGGTACGTTGCGCGACTTGTCCCTGGCACTGTTCGTGGGCATCATCGTGGCAACTCTGGCAACGATCTTTGTGCAGGCTCCGTTGTACGCAACTTTGCGTAGTGGCGAACAGGCCGTCAAGGATCAGGCTGCACGAGTCAAGGCTGCACGCGAGAGCTGGCCTGCTGAGGCATAG
- the ruvA gene encoding Holliday junction branch migration protein RuvA — MIATLTGTVAHVGLSHAVIDVNGFGMFVHSVPSTLASLHVGESATLHTHMVVREDSMNLYGFADAGSRDVFEVLISVSGVGPRIGLAILAVHSAEAVRVATTTKDVNAFTKVPGIGPKGAQRIVLELAGKLAPTGEDQGAIPLAIGENVWEPQVTEALVGLGWSEKDAKRMLAKFPETEPELAERGSVPEILRAVLRTLGNSVAGRSA, encoded by the coding sequence GTGATTGCAACGCTGACAGGCACGGTGGCGCACGTTGGGCTGTCCCATGCAGTGATCGATGTCAACGGTTTTGGAATGTTCGTCCACTCTGTTCCCAGCACTTTGGCCTCCCTGCACGTAGGGGAGAGCGCCACTCTTCACACGCACATGGTGGTTCGCGAAGACTCGATGAATCTCTATGGATTCGCTGATGCAGGTTCCCGAGATGTCTTCGAAGTCTTGATCAGCGTCTCCGGCGTGGGACCCCGCATTGGCTTGGCCATTCTTGCGGTGCATTCCGCCGAAGCCGTCCGCGTGGCCACCACCACCAAGGACGTCAATGCCTTCACTAAGGTCCCCGGCATTGGTCCTAAGGGCGCGCAGCGCATTGTCCTGGAACTGGCTGGAAAGCTCGCACCCACTGGCGAAGACCAGGGTGCCATTCCGTTAGCCATCGGCGAGAACGTGTGGGAGCCACAAGTCACCGAAGCGCTCGTTGGATTGGGCTGGTCTGAGAAGGACGCCAAGCGCATGCTCGCCAAGTTCCCAGAGACAGAACCAGAACTTGCCGAACGCGGTTCGGTCCCAGAAATTCTCCGCGCCGTGCTGCGCACGCTCGGTAACTCTGTAGCAGGTCGTAGCGCATGA
- the secD gene encoding protein translocase subunit SecD produces the protein MALTQPVRHARAGLTWLVVILVALSGLLTAGVLTNQTTWAPKLALDLEGGTQMILAPRVQGNSQVSQDQLDQAVEIIRQRVDGTGVSEAEITTQSGRNVVVSMPGTPDTKTRELIQASANMEFRPVITGAAWTATPEASRTADKDIPAPTAEPKNASDTNWVSKDLFKKFEAYDCPTELAKPERPQNDPTKPAITCDPNTQYKYIVGPVEVPGTDISNASFGMASNSQGMSTGQWAVNLEFNGEGATKFRQVTERLVAATGFQNQFAILLDGTVLSAPTANAVIADGRAQITGSFTEESARALSEQLKYGALPISFEIQSEQQISATLGQDQLKMGLIAGLIGLLLVAIYSLFQYRALGFVTIASLIIAGILTYLAIAILGWLQNYRLSLAGVAGIIVAIGLTADSFIVYFERVRDELRNGRPLTAAVETGWDRARRTILASKAVNLLAAVVLYIVAVGNVRGFAFTLGLTAIADLIVVFLFTHPMLQLLARTNFFGNGHRLSGMDPRLLGAEPFYKGAGKFREPVTVPAGKGSSEDDGAASVAKESSRKARGAATNGERLTIAERRRLQENQSASATADHESGKGADNA, from the coding sequence ATGGCATTGACTCAACCAGTCCGCCACGCGCGTGCCGGGCTCACCTGGTTGGTGGTCATCCTCGTTGCTTTGAGCGGTCTGCTCACAGCGGGAGTGCTCACTAACCAGACCACGTGGGCCCCGAAGCTCGCGCTGGACCTTGAAGGCGGCACCCAGATGATCCTGGCTCCGCGCGTTCAAGGCAATTCGCAAGTCTCTCAAGATCAGCTGGACCAAGCTGTTGAAATTATTCGCCAGCGTGTGGACGGCACGGGTGTTTCCGAAGCGGAAATCACCACGCAGTCCGGCCGCAACGTGGTGGTTTCGATGCCCGGTACTCCGGACACGAAGACTCGCGAACTCATTCAGGCTTCCGCCAACATGGAGTTCCGCCCGGTCATCACCGGCGCAGCATGGACTGCAACTCCTGAGGCATCCCGCACCGCGGACAAGGACATTCCTGCTCCAACGGCTGAGCCGAAGAACGCCTCTGACACCAACTGGGTCTCCAAGGATCTGTTCAAGAAGTTCGAGGCCTACGATTGCCCCACTGAACTTGCCAAGCCGGAGCGTCCGCAGAACGATCCCACCAAGCCTGCTATTACGTGTGATCCCAACACGCAGTACAAGTACATTGTGGGACCGGTAGAGGTTCCTGGTACGGATATCTCCAACGCTTCCTTCGGCATGGCCAGCAACTCGCAGGGTATGAGCACGGGCCAGTGGGCCGTCAACCTTGAGTTCAACGGCGAAGGCGCCACGAAGTTCCGTCAGGTGACGGAGCGTTTGGTTGCAGCTACCGGCTTCCAGAACCAGTTCGCTATCCTCTTGGACGGCACTGTTCTCTCGGCTCCTACCGCCAACGCAGTGATCGCTGATGGCCGCGCACAGATCACCGGTAGCTTCACGGAAGAGTCCGCTCGCGCGCTCTCTGAGCAGCTCAAGTACGGCGCTCTTCCTATTAGCTTCGAGATCCAGTCCGAGCAGCAGATTTCTGCAACCTTGGGTCAGGATCAGTTGAAGATGGGTCTCATCGCAGGCCTTATTGGTCTGCTCTTGGTGGCTATCTACTCTTTGTTCCAGTACCGCGCCCTCGGCTTCGTGACCATTGCGTCGCTCATCATCGCCGGTATCTTGACGTACTTGGCTATCGCGATCCTCGGCTGGCTGCAGAACTACCGCCTGTCACTCGCTGGCGTCGCCGGCATCATCGTGGCAATCGGTCTGACTGCCGACTCCTTCATCGTGTACTTCGAACGTGTGCGTGACGAGTTGCGTAACGGCCGGCCGCTCACCGCCGCCGTGGAAACCGGCTGGGACCGTGCTCGCCGCACGATTCTAGCTTCCAAGGCAGTGAACCTTTTGGCTGCTGTGGTTCTCTACATCGTGGCCGTGGGTAACGTGCGAGGCTTCGCCTTCACTTTGGGTCTGACGGCAATCGCCGACCTCATTGTGGTCTTCCTCTTCACCCACCCGATGCTGCAGTTGCTGGCCCGCACGAATTTCTTCGGCAATGGCCACCGCCTCTCCGGCATGGATCCGCGCCTCTTGGGCGCTGAGCCGTTCTACAAGGGAGCGGGCAAGTTCCGCGAACCGGTCACGGTACCTGCAGGCAAGGGCTCTTCGGAGGACGACGGCGCAGCTTCAGTTGCGAAGGAATCGTCCCGCAAGGCTCGTGGCGCCGCAACCAACGGTGAACGCCTGACGATCGCCGAACGTCGTCGTCTTCAAGAAAATCAATCAGCGTCCGCAACCGCGGATCACGAATCGGGAAAGGGGGCTGACAATGCCTAG